A genome region from Conger conger chromosome 16, fConCon1.1, whole genome shotgun sequence includes the following:
- the asphd1 gene encoding aspartate beta-hydroxylase domain-containing protein 2: protein MQWALDFLPLPPCPELGTQPLSGILWALLVLFLWYCYRVGSDPPLPGRTHPGKLKSSCSRSSRMSRSRGGGGGGGGGGGGGGGSDGTDPSSGAAKIAVGNSGTPCIAMETGEEEEEEEAGRRRGYLTPVLGHTLFPAQAPPTSRKLYSALQEYAKRYSWAGMGRIHKGLRDQARLSDRSSIQKPHLFFLPDVPSTPFFPRDAHRHDIDVLEASYPIILAEFQAVYQWGIDAKLGWTCQGPKGQAVFPLYSAGVCVAGNCRSCPCTYRTLLSLRTFISSNSLGAAGFWILGPGTTLGGGYGPTNSRLRCHLGLQTPPQCELVVGGEPQCWSEGHCLLVDDSFLHTVSHNGVAEDGPRVIFSIDLWHPNVAAAERQALDYIFSPEQ from the exons atgcagtgggCGCTGGACTTCCTGCCTCTGCCTCCTTGCCCAGAGCTGGGCACGCAGCCGCTCAGCGGGATCCTCTGGGCTCTGCTGGTTCTGTTCCTCTGGTACTGCTACCGGGTGGGGTCGGACCCCCCGCTGCCGGGCCGGACGCACCCGGGCAAGCTGAAGTCCAGCTGCTCGCGGTCCAGCCGAATGTCCCGgtccagaggaggaggaggaggaggaggagggggaggagggggagggggaggcagcGATGGCACGGACCCCTCGAGCGGCGCTGCCAAGATCGCTGTCGGCAATAGCGGAACCCCCTGcatcgccatggagacgggggaggaagaggaggaagaagaggcgGGGCGTCGCCGTGGCTACCTCACCCCTGTGCTGGGGCACACGCTGTTCCCcgcccaggccccgcccaccaGCAGGAAGTTATATAGCGCCTTGCAGGAGTACGCCAAGCGCTACAGCTGGGCTGGAATGGGTCGGATCCACAAAGGCCTGAGGGACCAG gccAGACTCAGCGACCGCTCTTCCATCCAGAAGCCCCATCTCTTCTTCCTCCCCGACGTTCCCAGCACCCCCTTCTTCCCACGCGACGCCCATCGCCATGACATTGATGTCCTGGAGGCCAGCTATCCCATAATTCTGGCTGAGTTCCAGGCGGTGTACCAGTGGGGCATAGATGCCAAGCTGGGATGGACCTGCCAGGGGCCCAAG GGTCAGGCGGTGTTCCCGCTGTATAgcgcgggggtgtgtgtggcggggaACTGCCGGTCCTGCCCCTGTACATACCgcaccctcctctccctccgcaCCTTCATCAGCAGCAACTCCCTGGGGGCCGCTGGCTTCTGGATCCTGGGGCCCGGGACCACGCTGGGGGGCGGCTACGGCCCCACCAACTCACGGCTGCGCTGCCACTTAG GGCTGCAGACGCCCCCTCAGTGTGAGCTGGTGGTGGGAGGGGAGCCCCAGTGCTGGTCAGAAGGACACTGCCTCCTGGTGGATGATTCTTTCCTACACACTGTCTCCCACAATG GTGTAGCAGAAGATGGCCCGAGAGTGATCTTTAGCATTGACCTCTGGCACCCCAATGTTGCAGCAGCTGAGAGACAGGCCCTGGACTACATCTTCTCCCCAGAGCAAtag
- the LOC133115388 gene encoding seizure protein 6 homolog, producing the protein MAPALAVALCATFLLQSPGLAFPSDELRDHGDRVPMTSDPPQQQTSALSDLIHAALLSKEYLGQASLSAGAESSPTQAAAAPPGRELLSAGVSPGVLTTAAASSAAAPRADQASTGSGVTSLPAEEETTTTLITTTTITTVQAPVQCNASLSGMEGIVESPDPPSSSSSLFPLLECTYTISVCLGYGVEIQVKRVNLSKDEILAIWGLEGAGSELLANETLMSEGQVIRSSTNQVQIHYRSLQPTGRGVFSLYYRAFLLSCIFPPSPVGGSVTVTGLHPGGRAHFHCDPGFQVRGHEVATCLNSTRPRWSSSEPLCVAVACGGWIRNATVGRIVSPPQPPAGNHSSSNLSCTWVVEARRGHRLHLHFQSFSMDEDYSRLTVRSGNSSASPLLFDSDLDDVPERGVLSLGLSLYVDLSADSSAAPLTLALRYEAFDGDHCYEPFLAHGNYSSSDITSSLGAVVSFSCSPGFVMQQGSGVMECVDPSDPHWNESEPVCRALCGGELTEPSGTVLSPDWPQSYSKGQDCVWLLHVSEDKRIELDVQILNIRHSDMLTIFDGHDLMSHVIGQYLGSRERLQVVSGESEVMIQFQSDPDDGSFYQPRGFRIQYREVERNDTCAALPPIEFGWSRSSHPSQVRGSVLTYQCQPGYDMAGPDIVTCQWDLSWSNSPPTCQKSPEPRRCPDPGEVLNGARSPRPEPAFAVGAVLHFSCNLGYELEGPSQISCRGRDAGEPTWSERSPTCVLKYDPCPNPGVPHNGYQTLNKRSYRPGESLHFFCYEGYELIGEVSINCLPAHPSQWNSPPPFCRAVAYEELLDGPKQELFRSTVPSHQIKKTNSALAIALPIILLVCLFGGIYMYYAIACRHPRRPLFRKPLSHRPAYSPISVKTDFSNSVYEGADTREYEVSI; encoded by the exons ATGGCCCCAGCACTGGCTGTGGCACTGTGTGCCACCTTCCTGCTCCAGTCTCCAG GCCTGGCCTTTCCTTCAGATGAGCTGCGTGACCATGGCGACAGAGTTcccatgacctctgaccccccccagCAGCAGACCTCTGCCCTCAGTGACCTCATTCACGCTGCTCTTCTCAGTAAGGAGTATCTTGGCCAGGCCTCCCTCTCTGCAG GAGCGGAGAGCAGTCCCACCCAGGCAGCCGCGGCCCCCCCCGGCCGTGAGCTGCTGTCTGCCGGCGTTTCCCCCGGGGTGCTCACCACGGCTGCGGCCTCGTCTGCGGCAGCGCCCCGAGCCGACCAGGCCAGCACAGGAAgtggagtgacatcacttcctgcagaAGAGGAGACGACAACAACTCTGATTACCACTACGACGATCACCACGGTGCAGGCACCTG TGCAGTGCAATGCCAGTCTGTCTGGGATGGAGGGAATAGTGGAGTCTCCAgatcctccctcctcttcctcatccctctttcctctcctgGAATGCACATACACCATCAGCGTCTGCCTGGGTTATGGGGTGGAGATTCAG GTGAAAAGGGTGAATCTATCCAAAGATGAGATCCTGGCCATCTGGGGactggagggggcggggtcagAGCTCCTGGCCAATGAGACTCTGATGAGCGAGGGTCAGGTGATACGGAGTTCGACCAATCAGGTCCAGATTCACTACCGCAGCCTGCAGCCCACTGGTCGGGGTGTCTTCAGCCTTTACTATCGAG ctttcctcctctcctgcattTTCCCTCCCTCGCCTGTGGGGGGCAGTGTGACGGTGACTGGCCTGCACCCTGGGGGCCGTGCCCACTTCCACTGTGACCCCGGGttccaggtcagaggtcacgagGTGGCCACCTGCCTCAACTCTACCCGCCCCCGCTGGAGCAGCTCTGAGCCTCTATGCGTCG CAGTGGCATGTGGAGGCTGGATCCGGAACGCCACTGTTGGTCGGATCGTGTCTCCTCCGCAGCCTCCCGCAGGTAACCATAGCAGCAGCAACCTGAGCTGCACGTGGGTGGTGGAGGCGAGGCGGGGGCACAGGCTCCACCTTCATTTCCAGAGCTTCAGCATGGACGAGGACTACAGCAG aTTGACAGTGCGCAGTGGGAACAGCTCTGCCTCTCCCCTGCTCTTTGACTCAGACCTGGACGACGTGCCGGAGAGGGGGGTTTTGAGTCTGGGCTTGTCTCTGTATGTGGACCTGTCTGCTGACTCCTCCGCTGCCCCCCTGACCCTGGCCCTGCGCTACGAGG CTTTTGATGGGGACCACTGCTACGAACCCTTCCTGGCTCATGGCAACTAcagcagcagtgacatcacttcctccctGGGAGCTGTGgtctccttctcctgctcccCCGGCTTCGTCATGCAGCAGGGTTCAGGGGTCATGGAGTGCGTGGATCCCAGCGACCCCCACTGGAACGAGAGCGAGCCAGTCTGCCGAG cgctCTGCGGAGGGGAGCTGACCGAGCCTTCAGGAACGGTGCTGTCTCCTGATTGGCCGCAGAGCTACTCCAAGGGGCAGGACTGTGTCTGGCTGCTGCATGTCAGTGAGGACAAGCGCATCGAGCTGGATGTGCAGAT TTTGAACATTCGCCACAGTGACATGCTCACCATATTCGATGGCCATGACCTGATGTCGCACGTGATTGGCCAGTACCTGGGGTCCAGGGAGCGCCTCCAAGTCGTCTCGGGGGAGTCGGAGGTCATGATTCAATTCCAGAGCGACCCAGACGATGGGTCCTTCTACCAGCCCCGTGGGTTCAGGATTCAGTACCGAG AGGTGGAGCGCAATGACACATGTGCTGCCCTTCCTCCAATCGAATTCGGCTGGAGTCGCTCGTCCCACCCCTCGCAGGTGAGGGGCAGCGTGCTGACCTATCAGTGTCAGCCTGGGTATGACATGGCCGGCCCTGACATCGTCACCTGCCAATGGGACCTCTCCTGGAGCAACAGCCCTCCCACCTGTCAGAAAT CTCCTGAGCCCCGCCGCTGCCCCGACCCGGGGGAGGTGCTGAACGGGGCGCGCTCCCCCCGCCCGGAGCCCGCCTTCGCTGTGGGCGCGGTGCTGCACTTCTCCTGCAACCTGGGCTACGAGCTGGAGGGGCCCTCCCAAATCTCCTGCCGCGGGCGCGACGCGGGAGAGCCAACCTGGAGCGAGCGCAGCCCGACGTGCGTCT TGAAGTATGACCCATGTCCAAACCCAGGCGTCCCTCACAACGGCTATCAGACGCTGAACAAGCGCAGCTACCGCCCGGGGGAGTCACTCCACTTCTTCTGCTATGAGGGCTACGAGCTGATCGGGGAGGTCTCCATCAACTGCCTCCCCGCACACCCCTCCCAGTGGAACAGTCCGCCTCCATTCTGCAGAG CTGTAGCATATGAAGAACTGTTGGATGGCCCCAAGCAGGAAT TGTTCAGGTCAACGGTCCCATCACACCAGATTAAGAAGACGAACAGCGCGTTAGCCATCGCCCTGCCCATTATCCTGCTGGTCTGTCTGTTTGGAGGGATCTACATGTACTACGCCAT AGCCTGCAGACACCCACGGAGGCCACTGTTCCGGAAGCCTCTGTCCCACCGGCCAGCCTACAGCCCCATCTCTGTGAAAACCGACTTCAGCAACTCTGTCTACGAGGGGGCG gaCACGAGAGAGTACGAAGTTTCAATCTAA